One segment of Panthera leo isolate Ple1 chromosome A3, P.leo_Ple1_pat1.1, whole genome shotgun sequence DNA contains the following:
- the GSS gene encoding glutathione synthetase isoform X1, translating into MLCQAFHFALMEVESCHPVFTPLYHTASFIGCWVGPRQPITNHSPLLLQVGMATGWGSLLQDEQQLEELARQAVDRALAEGVLLRTLQEPSSSDVVSYAPFTLFPSLVPSALLEQAYAVQMDFNMLVDAVSQNAAFLEQTLSSTIKRDNFTARLFNIYKQVLKEGIAQTVFLGLNRSDYMFQRNADGSPVLKQIEINTISASFGGLASRTPAVHRHVLNVLSKTKEAAKILSNNPSKGLAQGITKAWELYGSANALVLLIAQEKERNIFDQRAIENELLAKNIHVIRRRFEDVFEKGSLDQDRRLFMDGQEVAVVYFRDGYMPSQYSVQNWEARLLLERSCAIKCPDIATQLAGTKKVQQELSRMGVLEMLLPGQPETVARLRATFAGLYSLDMGEEGDQAITEALAAPSQFVLKPQREGGGNNLYGEEMVQALEHLKDSEERASYILMEKIEPEPFGNCLLRPGSPVRVVQCISELGIFGVYVRQGKTLVMNKHVGHLLRTKAIEHADGGVAAGVAVLDNPYPV; encoded by the exons ATGCTTTGTCAGGCTTTCCATTTTGCACTCATGGAAGTTGAGAGCTGCCATCCAGTGTTCACTCCCCTGTACCACACTGCCAGTTTCATTGGTTGCTGGGTGGGCCCCAGGCAACCCATCACCAATCATTCCCCTCTCCTGTTGCAGGTTGGGATGGCCACCGGCTGGGGGAGCCTCTTGCAGGATGAGCAGCAGCTGGAGGAGCTGGCACGGCAGGCTGTGGACCGGGCCCTGGCTGAGGGAGTGCTGCTGAGGACCTTGCAGGAGCCCAGTTCCTCCGAT GTGGTAAGCTATGCCCCATTCACGCTCTTCCCTTCACTGGTCCCCAGTGCCCTGCTGGAGCAGGCCTATGCTGTGCAGATGGACTTTAACATGCTGGTGGATGCTGTCAGCCAGAATGCAGCCTTTCTGGAGCAGACTCTCTCCAG CACCATCAAAAGGGACAACTTCACTGCTCGCCTCTTTAACATCTACAAGCAAGTCCTGAAAGAAGGCATTGCTCAG ACTGTGTTCCTGGGCCTGAACCGCTCAGACTACATGTTCCAGCGCAATGCAGATGGCTCCCCAGTCCTGAAACAGATTGAAATCAACACCATCTCTGCCAGCTTTGGGGGCCTGGCCTCCCGTACCCCAGCTGTGCACCG ACATGTTCTCAATGTCCTGAGTAAGACCAAAGAAGCTGCCAAGATCCTCTCCAATAATCCCAGCAAGGGACTGGCCCAGGGGATCACCAAGGCCTGGGAGCTCTACGGCTCAGCCAA CGCTCTGGTGCTACTGATTGctcaagagaaggaaaggaacataTTTGACCAGCGTGCTATAGAGAATGAGCTACTAGCCAA GAATATCCACGTAATCCGTCGAAGGTTTGAAGATGTCTTTGAAAAGGGGTCTCTAGACCAAGACCGAAGGCTGTTTAT GGATGGCCAGGAAGTTGCTGTGGTTTATTTCCGGGATGGCTACATGCCGAGTCAGTACAGTGTACAG AACTGGGAAGCACGCCTGCTGCTGGAGAGGTCATGTGCTATTAAGTGCCCAGATATTGCCACCCAGCTGGCTGGGACAAAGAAGGTGCAGCAGGAGCTGAGCAGAATGGGTGTGCTGGAGATGTTGCTCCCTGGCCAGCCTGAGACTGTGGCCCGCCTCCGTGCCACATTTGCTGGCCTCTACTCACTGGACATG GGTGAAGAAGGGGACCAGGCCATTACTGAGGCCCTTGCTGCCCCTAGCCAGTTCGTGCTAAAGCCCCAGAGAGAGGGTGGAG GTAATAACCTATATGGGGAGGAGATGGTGCAGGCCCTGGAGCACCTGAAAGACAGCGAGGAGAGGGCGTCCTACATCCTCATGGAGAAGATAGAACCTGAGCCTTTTGGAAATTGTCTGCTACGGCCTGGCAGCCCTGTCCGAGTGGTCCAGTGCATCTCAGAGCTGGGCATCTTTGGAGTCTATGTCAG GCAGGGAAAGACACTTGTGATGAACAAGCATGTGGGACATCTGCTTCGAACCAAAGCCATTGAGCATGCAGATGGTGGAGTGGCAGCAGGAGTGGCAGTCCTGGACAACCCGTACCCTGTGTGA
- the GSS gene encoding glutathione synthetase isoform X3, producing MLCQAFHFALMEVESCHPVFTPLYHTASFIGCWVGPRQPITNHSPLLLQVGMATGWGSLLQDEQQLEELARQAVDRALAEGVLLRTLQEPSSSDVVSYAPFTLFPSLVPSALLEQAYAVQMDFNMLVDAVSQNAAFLEQTLSSTIKRDNFTARLFNIYKQVLKEGIAQTVFLGLNRSDYMFQRNADGSPVLKQIEINTISASFGGLASRTPAVHRHVLNVLSKTKEAAKILSNNPSKGLAQGITKAWELYGSANALVLLIAQEKERNIFDQRAIENELLAKNIHVIRRRFEDVFEKGSLDQDRRLFMDGQEVAVVYFRDGYMPSQYSVQNWEARLLLERSCAIKCPDIATQLAGTKKVQQELSRMGVLEMLLPGQPETVARLRATFAGLYSLDMVITYMGRRWCRPWST from the exons ATGCTTTGTCAGGCTTTCCATTTTGCACTCATGGAAGTTGAGAGCTGCCATCCAGTGTTCACTCCCCTGTACCACACTGCCAGTTTCATTGGTTGCTGGGTGGGCCCCAGGCAACCCATCACCAATCATTCCCCTCTCCTGTTGCAGGTTGGGATGGCCACCGGCTGGGGGAGCCTCTTGCAGGATGAGCAGCAGCTGGAGGAGCTGGCACGGCAGGCTGTGGACCGGGCCCTGGCTGAGGGAGTGCTGCTGAGGACCTTGCAGGAGCCCAGTTCCTCCGAT GTGGTAAGCTATGCCCCATTCACGCTCTTCCCTTCACTGGTCCCCAGTGCCCTGCTGGAGCAGGCCTATGCTGTGCAGATGGACTTTAACATGCTGGTGGATGCTGTCAGCCAGAATGCAGCCTTTCTGGAGCAGACTCTCTCCAG CACCATCAAAAGGGACAACTTCACTGCTCGCCTCTTTAACATCTACAAGCAAGTCCTGAAAGAAGGCATTGCTCAG ACTGTGTTCCTGGGCCTGAACCGCTCAGACTACATGTTCCAGCGCAATGCAGATGGCTCCCCAGTCCTGAAACAGATTGAAATCAACACCATCTCTGCCAGCTTTGGGGGCCTGGCCTCCCGTACCCCAGCTGTGCACCG ACATGTTCTCAATGTCCTGAGTAAGACCAAAGAAGCTGCCAAGATCCTCTCCAATAATCCCAGCAAGGGACTGGCCCAGGGGATCACCAAGGCCTGGGAGCTCTACGGCTCAGCCAA CGCTCTGGTGCTACTGATTGctcaagagaaggaaaggaacataTTTGACCAGCGTGCTATAGAGAATGAGCTACTAGCCAA GAATATCCACGTAATCCGTCGAAGGTTTGAAGATGTCTTTGAAAAGGGGTCTCTAGACCAAGACCGAAGGCTGTTTAT GGATGGCCAGGAAGTTGCTGTGGTTTATTTCCGGGATGGCTACATGCCGAGTCAGTACAGTGTACAG AACTGGGAAGCACGCCTGCTGCTGGAGAGGTCATGTGCTATTAAGTGCCCAGATATTGCCACCCAGCTGGCTGGGACAAAGAAGGTGCAGCAGGAGCTGAGCAGAATGGGTGTGCTGGAGATGTTGCTCCCTGGCCAGCCTGAGACTGTGGCCCGCCTCCGTGCCACATTTGCTGGCCTCTACTCACTGGACATG GTAATAACCTATATGGGGAGGAGATGGTGCAGGCCCTGGAGCACCTGA
- the GSS gene encoding glutathione synthetase isoform X2, producing MATGWGSLLQDEQQLEELARQAVDRALAEGVLLRTLQEPSSSDVVSYAPFTLFPSLVPSALLEQAYAVQMDFNMLVDAVSQNAAFLEQTLSSTIKRDNFTARLFNIYKQVLKEGIAQTVFLGLNRSDYMFQRNADGSPVLKQIEINTISASFGGLASRTPAVHRHVLNVLSKTKEAAKILSNNPSKGLAQGITKAWELYGSANALVLLIAQEKERNIFDQRAIENELLAKNIHVIRRRFEDVFEKGSLDQDRRLFMDGQEVAVVYFRDGYMPSQYSVQNWEARLLLERSCAIKCPDIATQLAGTKKVQQELSRMGVLEMLLPGQPETVARLRATFAGLYSLDMGEEGDQAITEALAAPSQFVLKPQREGGGNNLYGEEMVQALEHLKDSEERASYILMEKIEPEPFGNCLLRPGSPVRVVQCISELGIFGVYVRQGKTLVMNKHVGHLLRTKAIEHADGGVAAGVAVLDNPYPV from the exons ATGGCCACCGGCTGGGGGAGCCTCTTGCAGGATGAGCAGCAGCTGGAGGAGCTGGCACGGCAGGCTGTGGACCGGGCCCTGGCTGAGGGAGTGCTGCTGAGGACCTTGCAGGAGCCCAGTTCCTCCGAT GTGGTAAGCTATGCCCCATTCACGCTCTTCCCTTCACTGGTCCCCAGTGCCCTGCTGGAGCAGGCCTATGCTGTGCAGATGGACTTTAACATGCTGGTGGATGCTGTCAGCCAGAATGCAGCCTTTCTGGAGCAGACTCTCTCCAG CACCATCAAAAGGGACAACTTCACTGCTCGCCTCTTTAACATCTACAAGCAAGTCCTGAAAGAAGGCATTGCTCAG ACTGTGTTCCTGGGCCTGAACCGCTCAGACTACATGTTCCAGCGCAATGCAGATGGCTCCCCAGTCCTGAAACAGATTGAAATCAACACCATCTCTGCCAGCTTTGGGGGCCTGGCCTCCCGTACCCCAGCTGTGCACCG ACATGTTCTCAATGTCCTGAGTAAGACCAAAGAAGCTGCCAAGATCCTCTCCAATAATCCCAGCAAGGGACTGGCCCAGGGGATCACCAAGGCCTGGGAGCTCTACGGCTCAGCCAA CGCTCTGGTGCTACTGATTGctcaagagaaggaaaggaacataTTTGACCAGCGTGCTATAGAGAATGAGCTACTAGCCAA GAATATCCACGTAATCCGTCGAAGGTTTGAAGATGTCTTTGAAAAGGGGTCTCTAGACCAAGACCGAAGGCTGTTTAT GGATGGCCAGGAAGTTGCTGTGGTTTATTTCCGGGATGGCTACATGCCGAGTCAGTACAGTGTACAG AACTGGGAAGCACGCCTGCTGCTGGAGAGGTCATGTGCTATTAAGTGCCCAGATATTGCCACCCAGCTGGCTGGGACAAAGAAGGTGCAGCAGGAGCTGAGCAGAATGGGTGTGCTGGAGATGTTGCTCCCTGGCCAGCCTGAGACTGTGGCCCGCCTCCGTGCCACATTTGCTGGCCTCTACTCACTGGACATG GGTGAAGAAGGGGACCAGGCCATTACTGAGGCCCTTGCTGCCCCTAGCCAGTTCGTGCTAAAGCCCCAGAGAGAGGGTGGAG GTAATAACCTATATGGGGAGGAGATGGTGCAGGCCCTGGAGCACCTGAAAGACAGCGAGGAGAGGGCGTCCTACATCCTCATGGAGAAGATAGAACCTGAGCCTTTTGGAAATTGTCTGCTACGGCCTGGCAGCCCTGTCCGAGTGGTCCAGTGCATCTCAGAGCTGGGCATCTTTGGAGTCTATGTCAG GCAGGGAAAGACACTTGTGATGAACAAGCATGTGGGACATCTGCTTCGAACCAAAGCCATTGAGCATGCAGATGGTGGAGTGGCAGCAGGAGTGGCAGTCCTGGACAACCCGTACCCTGTGTGA